One window from the genome of Hemitrygon akajei unplaced genomic scaffold, sHemAka1.3 Scf000102, whole genome shotgun sequence encodes:
- the LOC140723158 gene encoding uncharacterized protein, whose translation MVRPDSNLGSLQEHTHHVRQVLQRLLENKLFVKAEKCEFHARSVSLLEYIIEGGQVRADPEKTRAVAEWPNPTTLKQLQRFLGFANFYRRFIRDYSRVAALLTRFTSPATPLNWTPEAVSAFSELKMLSPPLPSWSNLTRLVNSLWKSTPPTLGWEWSSFIAPAQTKSSIPAPPSLAA comes from the exons ATGGTGCGACCTGACAGCAACTTGGgaag TCTTCAGGAACACACGCACCATGTCCGTCAGGTTCttcagaggcttttggagaaCAAGCTATTCGTTAAGGCAGAGAAGTGCGAGTTTCATGCCCGTTCCGTCAGTTTGCTGGAGTACATCATTGAGGGCGGCCAAGTGAGGGCGGATCCCGAAAAGACCCGGGCGGTGGCCGAGTGGCCAAACCCCACGACGCTTaagcaactccagcgatttctggggttcGCAAACTTCTACCGTCgcttcatcagggattacagccgggTGGCAGCGCTCCTTACTCGATTCACCTCTCCTGCGACACCTTTAAACTGGACCCCCGAAGCCGTCTCGGCCTTCTCGGAGCTAAAGATGCTTTCacctccgctcccatcctggtccaacctgaCCCGTCTGGTCAATTCATTGTGGAAGTCGacgcctccgactctggggtgggagtGGTCCTCTTTCATCGCTCCAGCCCAGACCAAGAGCTCCATCCCTGCGCCTCCTTCTCTCGCCGCCTAA